Genomic segment of Simkaniaceae bacterium:
TTGACAAGAACGTCATAGACAAAGGGGATAAAAAACCCTCCCAGACATCCGACAACGACATAGATATAGGTTGCATTGATTGTTGAAGGTCCCAAGACATAAGAATAAATCAAAGGGATAATCGATGTGAAAAAAGCAATGCCATAGGTGATTGTCAAGATGGAGACATGAGGCAATTTTTTATAAAAGAAAGCAAAGCCACATCCAACAATGGAGCCCATAGCTAAGACGATATAAAATTGTTCACTTAGTATAGAAGTTTCAACGAATGTATTAATAAAGAAATAGGCAAGCTGAGTGAAAAAAAAGGCAAGGAAAGTAAAGAGGAATTTTTTGCGGTCTTTCGGGTGAATTTCTCGATGGAATTGGAAGAGTTTATGTTTGACTCGTTCATCGCGTCGATCGAAAAAGAAAACGGCTGAAAAAATGATGTTGACGATCAATACGATGAGAGCGGCAAAGTTAATGAGGACCTCATATTGGAACAAGTAATTGTAAAAGACCCAAGGGAATAAAAAGGCGAGGAAGCAAATCGCCGCAATCTTTACTTTAGAGCTCTGAGGAAAGTTGTCAATCATTCCGGCCAGCCCCACGGAATAGGGATGAAATAGCAATCCCAAAATCGGTAGAAATAACACAGCTTCTTTTGTCAATATAATGAGCAAAAGCGTTGCGATTCCAAATACCTGTGTTAAGATAAAAATCTTCTTTCTACAAAACAGATCTGAAGCAAATCCAATAAATACGGCGCCTAAAGCCTGAAAGCTCACCCATGAAAAATAGGCAATGACAGACTCCTTTAAGTGCAAATGGACCTTAATTGACATCACTGTTGCCATAGCTATCGCAATACACACGGGAATTGCCGTCGCATAGACACTGATTTTATGATGCTTATTTGCCATATCCGAACTCCGGTATATCCACAAATTAAGCAAGCGCCATCATTTTAGCAATGTGTTTTTCAATATACACAAATGAAGTTGCTTATGTATACATATCCCGAACTGAATTGAAAAGTTAGCGGGGATACCTTTGTGAAAATTTTATTGTCTATTTTAATTGTTATTTGTGGAGTGCTTGAGGCCTACGATACGAGTTTCAGTGAAATCTTTGAGAGTCTATATGAAAAAAATCATACATATAAAAATGACTGGTGCGATCAGCTGAAGGATCAGATTGCAAAGATTACAACAAATGCGGGAAGGAGTGTTTCTTATCTCGAGTTAAAAAATGCAGGGGTTGATGAGGACTGTTTGGATGCCATGGCAACCGCATTTTGTCAAAAATATCAAGATGCCTATATTGCTACAGTTTGGCCAACGATGAGCTATGAGTCTGAAAAGATGGTCTATCAGGTCCTTTCAGAATATGCA
This window contains:
- a CDS encoding MFS transporter, which produces MANKHHKISVYATAIPVCIAIAMATVMSIKVHLHLKESVIAYFSWVSFQALGAVFIGFASDLFCRKKIFILTQVFGIATLLLIILTKEAVLFLPILGLLFHPYSVGLAGMIDNFPQSSKVKIAAICFLAFLFPWVFYNYLFQYEVLINFAALIVLIVNIIFSAVFFFDRRDERVKHKLFQFHREIHPKDRKKFLFTFLAFFFTQLAYFFINTFVETSILSEQFYIVLAMGSIVGCGFAFFYKKLPHVSILTITYGIAFFTSIIPLIYSYVLGPSTINATYIYVVVGCLGGFFIPFVYDVLVNSVSPTIRGTSCGLIEFNYSVPHLISALLLKSHFLTLGLLLVVIPLCYFFSVILQKRAESHTKFS